In Lodderomyces elongisporus chromosome 2, complete sequence, the following proteins share a genomic window:
- the CUE5 gene encoding ubiquitin-binding protein cue5, whose product MGNKKDELKAVSAEPLDSIEDNKSTDASSLKPKATGSGDNSKDTKAESKTSLSSDKKTDEATKSEDDTEEIPLSDDANNDSKSLSKKESGSSTSAGVSSGGDKDTSKDTSKDTSKNTSKDKTTTTIESAKSGSFSSPPPTPPSRPKDPTQQVIKDLQDAFPSIEEKIITAVLIASQGNPEPAFSALLYLSDPSFEPEIPVYNTSGIASASAGTTTGATAGTTTRGSGTTIGREGNNVGGFTDDEILARKLQREFELEDERRRRRREERRAAGGVAGTAQYSQQRARQTPAGGRRSGERVGGDRYESYDDEESSQDEFEQIKETFTQGFEEAKTTINSWVAGLTKKFDSGGNGNRDRDNFSIEESKNRRRGNNSERDEFSNLNDRGESRYYDDYYRRNRKSTRFDEDPEIISGDFHDKIKLSNRDLDDGTKNSRDKFGGKEGQGAPEAQDQDRKGRDGEGERTPTLPTRPRSSGEFQSDTPTMSTVNKSNNEQSHSNKKKPWQPDEPTVPADQNAFLVTDSEDEEDDTEVALSVSTAAATTGTSDKK is encoded by the coding sequence aTGGGcaataaaaaagatgaattgAAGGCAGTTTCTGCCGAGCCACTTGATTCAATTGAAGATAACAAAAGTACCGACGCTTCTTCATTGAAACCAAAGGCTACAGGATCTGGAGATAATCTGAAAGATACGAAAGCCGAGTCAAAGACTTCTTTAAGCTCAGATAAGAAAACTGATGAGGCTACTAAGAGTGAAGATGACACAGAGGAGATTCCACTAAGTGACGatgcaaacaatgattctAAATCATTATCCAAAAAGGAGAGTGGATCATCGACATCAGCAGGTGTTTCGAGTGGTGGTGACAAGGATACCAGTAAGGATACCAGTAAGGATACCAGTAAAAACACTAGTAAGGATAAGACCACTACTACGATTGAGTCCGCCAAATCAggatctttttcttctccaccaccaacaccaccatcTCGTCCTAAAGATCCTACACAACAGGTAATCAAAGATTTGCAAGATGCGTTCCCTTCCatcgaagaaaaaataattacTGCAGTATTGATTGCGTCACAAGGTAACCCAGAACCAGCATTTAGTGCGTTGTTATACTTGTCTGATCCATCATTTGAGCCTGAAATACCAGTGTATAATACCAGTGGCATTGCTTCGGCTTCTGCAGGAACAACCACTGGTGCAACTGCAGGAACTACTACAAGAGGCTCTGGTACAACAATtggaagagaaggaaacaACGTTGGTGGTTTTACCGACGATGAAATCTTGGCTAGGAAATTGCAGAGAGAATTTGAGTTGGAAGAtgaaagaaggaggagacGTCGTGAAGAGCGACGTGCTGCAGGTGGAGTAGCTGGAACAGCGCAATACTCACAGCAACGAGCAAGGCAAACACCAGCTGGTGGAAGAAGATCAGGGGAGCGTGTGGGTGGTGATAGGTATGAATCCTATGATGACGAAGAGAGCTCACAGGACGAGTTTGAGcaaattaaagaaacatTTACCCAGGGATTTGAAGAGGCAAAGACTACAATTAATAGTTGGGTTGCAGGTTTGACCAAGAAATTTGACTCTGGTGGTAATGGAAATAGAGACCGtgacaatttttcaatcgAAGAATCCAAGAACCGCCGTCGTGGTAATAACAGTGAAAGAGACGAGTTTAGCAACTTGAATGATCGCGGCGAGTCTCGTTATTATGATGACTACTATCGAAGAAATAGGAAATCTACAAGGTTTGACGAGGACCCCGAGATTATTTCAGGTGATTTCCATGATAAGATCAAATTGTCGAATCGTGACTTGGATGATGGGACAAAAAATAGTCGCGATAAATTTGGTGGAAAAGAAGGTCAAGGAGCACCAGAAGCACAAGATCAAGatagaaaaggaagagatgGTGAAGGAGAGAGAACACCTACTTTGCCCACAAGACCTAGGTCCCTGGGCGAGTTTCAATCAGATACGCCCACTATGAGCACAGTTAATAAATCCAATAACGAGCAACTGCATAGCAATAAGAAGAAACCATGGCAGCCAGACGAACCAACTGTTCCAGCTGATCAAAATGCTTTTTTGGTGACTGATAGCGAAGACGAGGAAGACGACACCGAGGTTGCGTTACTGGTttcaacagcagcagctacAACGGGGACGAGTGACAAGAAATGA